In one window of Lynx canadensis isolate LIC74 chromosome B3, mLynCan4.pri.v2, whole genome shotgun sequence DNA:
- the NAA30 gene encoding N-alpha-acetyltransferase 30, whose protein sequence is MAEVPPGPSSLLPPPAPPASAAAEPRCPFPAGAALACCSEDEEDDEEHEGGGGGRSPAGGEATAAAKGHPCLRCPQPPQEQQQLNGLISPELRHLRAAASLKSKVLSAAEAATTTATPDGGPRATATKGAGVHSGESPPHCLPNNGRTALPSPAEAVAASDPAAARNGLAEGTEQEEEEDEQVRLLSSSLTAGCSLRSPSGREVEPGEDRTIRYVRYESELQMPDIMRLITKDLSEPYSIYTYRYFIHNWPQLCFLAMVGEECVGAIVCKLDMHKKMFRRGYIAMLAVDSKYRRNGIGTNLVKKAIYAMVEGDCDEVVLETEITNKSALKLYENLGFVRDKRLFRYYLNGVDALRLKLWLR, encoded by the exons ATGGCGGAGGTACCGCCTGGGCCTAGCAGCCTCCTCCCACCACCAGCACCTCCGGCCTCGGCGGCGGCCGAGCCCCGCTGTCCCTTCCCGGCGGGGGCCGCCCTCGCCTGCTGCAGCGAGGACGAGGAGGACGACGAGGAGCAcgaaggcggcggcggcggcaggagCCCGGCGGGCGGCGAGGCGACGGCGGCGGCCAAGGGGCATCCGTGCCTCCGCTGCCCTCAGCCGCCGCAGGAGCAGCAGCAGCTCAACGGATTGATCAGCCCCGAACTGCGGCACCTCCGGGCGGCCGCCTCTCTCAAGAGCAAGGTTTTGAGCGCGGCCGAGGCGGCCACGACCACAGCCACCCCCGACGGGGGGCCCAGAGCGACTGCAACAAAAGGAGCTGGGGTACACTCGGGCGAGAGCCCCCCTCACTGCCTCCCCAATAATGGAAGAACTGCGCTCCCCAGCCCGGCGGAGGCAGTGGCGGCGAGCGATCCTGCGGCGGCCCGCAATGGACTGGCGGAGGGCacggagcaggaggaggaggaagatgagcaGGTGCGGCTGCTGTCTTCATCCCTGACCGCCGGCTGCAGTTTAAGAAGCCCCTCAGGCCGGGAGGTTGAGCCTGGGGAGGATCGGACGATACGTTATGTCCGATATGAATCCGAGCTACAAATGCCCGATATCATGAGACTGATCACCAAAGATCTGTCTGAACCCTACTCCATTTATACCTATAGATATTTTATCCACAACTGGCCACAGCTGTGCTTCTTG gccATGGTAGGGGAGGAGTGTGTAGGTGCCATCGTTTGCAAGTTGGATATGCACAAAAAGATGTTCCGCAGAGGTTATATAGCCATGTTAGCCGTGGATTCCAAGTACAGGAGAAATGGCATTG GTACTAACTTGGTTAAGAAAGCTATATATGCCATGGTTGAAGGAGACTGTGATGAG GTTGTTTTGGAAACAGAAATAACGAATAAGTCTGCTTTGAAACTTTATGAAAATCTTGGTTTTGTTCGAGATAAGAGGCTGTTCAGATACTATTTAAATGGAGTTGATGCACTGCGACTTAAATTGTGGCTGCGTTGA